A single genomic interval of Alligator mississippiensis isolate rAllMis1 chromosome 15, rAllMis1, whole genome shotgun sequence harbors:
- the LOC132245782 gene encoding SLAM family member 9-like, translated as MLHPYVTPCPAGPWCWEHWFRGKAPALQGGRNFKGQDCTIPLPQGCGGALLTPVCDGLWPSLGGASQGPRAVEVEAPEHKAAFLPMLSGASPGVVSCSPVRLNGILGESVVLPHNAAPGFKRITWFPPNPLHNASGTVVPLAVIMPRRPGELPHISVPDQRYRGKVRLFDQNYSLEISTLTMQDAGEYRLRENRMGIDIYSCSYLLNLYARLPEPEISTRLTREVDGTCNVTFTCRAGEPDPHTTYTWAHPGGGAVVTPGKSLLVQHQPGDEDSPVTCMATNPVSNSSATASPKAACEGTALAPSLSYCCAKGLILLGVLAVLVPGILAMHMLTRRKPRHAHHEESTSGRGPR; from the exons ATGCTGCATCCCTATGTGAccccctgtcctgcagggccctGGTGCTGGGAACACTGGTTTAGGGGAAAGGCTCCTGCcttgcagggagggaggaatttcAAGGGTCAGGACTGCaccattcccctcccccagggctgtggtggggcTCTGCTCACTCCTGTGTGTGACGGgctctggcccagcctgggcGGTGCCAGCCAAGGGCCGAGGGCTGTGGAGGTCGAAGCCCCTGAGCACAAAGCTGCCTTTTTGCCAATGCTGTCAGGTGCGAGTCCTGGGGTAGTGTCTTGCTCCCCTGTGCGGCTAAATGGGATCCTTGGTGAGTCGGTCGTCCTTCCTCACAACGCTGCACCTGGATTCAAACGCATCACATGGTTCCCCCCCAATCCTCTCCACAATGCATCCGGCACAGTGGTGCCCTTGGCAGTCATCATGCCGCGGAGGCCTGGAGAGCTGCCCCACATCTCCGTGCCAGACCAGAGGTACAGAGGTAAAGTGAGACTCTTTGACCAGAACTACTCCCTGGAAATCAGCACCCTGACGATGCAAGATGCGGGCGAATACCGGCTGAGAGAAAACAGAATGGGAATTGATATATACTCGTGTTCCTACTTGCTGAATCTGTAcg cgCGTCTGCCGGAGCCGGAGATCAGCACCCGCCTGACCAGGGAGGTGGACGGCACCTGCAATGTGACATTCACCTGCCGCGCTGGGGAGCCTGACCCGCACACCACGTATACCTGGGCCCACCCAGGAGGAGGTGCCGTGGTCACCCCTGGGAAATCTCTGCTCGTGCAGCACCAGCCTGGAGATGAGGACTCACCTGTCACCTGCATGGCCACAAACCCCGTCAGCAACAGCTCGGCCACGGCCTCCCCAAAGGCGGCTTGTGAAG GCACCGCCCTGGCCCCATCACTGTCCTATTGCTGTGCCAAGGGGCTCATCCTGCTGGGGGTGCTAGCAGTCCTGGTCCCCGGGATCCTGGCCATGCACATGCTCACCAGGAGGAAGCCGAGACATGCTCATCATGAGGAGTCCACCTCAGGAAGGGGGCcaagatga